A DNA window from Nodularia sp. NIES-3585 contains the following coding sequences:
- the dnaB gene encoding replicative DNA helicase produces MYATDNNVIPFATTANKLPPQNIESEEAILGGILLDPVAIERVRDILKPHHFYISAHSRIYNAALRLNALELPTDLLMITNYLAENGLLEIIGGRNKLASLVDRTVSAVNIDALAALVVEKWQRRELGRLGSLAIELQHKSHEEMPLEQALEQLQDFIYKLQRSSDTVGASHISDVVINVFQDIEDRSQGKVLTGIPTGFYDLDAMTCGLNRNDLVIVAGRPAMGKSAFAAQMAFHVAEAHRFPVVMFSLEMSKLQIAMRSLSGESGIESSRLKSGRISDTQWESLSKGIGVLAELPIYLDDRPDPSLSYIENECRKIMAQERCDLGLIVIDYLQLMDGQGGGNRNNEIEKLTRGLKRLAMKLQTPVVCLSQLSRAVESRHNKRPMLSDLRDSGGIEQDADKVIMLYRDEYYDECTQEQGIAEIILAKNRDGATGTTKLLFDAPVTKFKNLARSAGGTPSSQPAQSDWD; encoded by the coding sequence ATGTACGCCACTGACAACAATGTAATCCCTTTTGCTACAACGGCGAATAAACTACCACCACAGAACATTGAATCTGAGGAGGCGATACTTGGGGGCATTTTGCTTGACCCTGTAGCTATAGAACGTGTCCGCGACATTTTGAAGCCGCATCACTTCTATATCAGCGCTCATAGTCGAATTTACAACGCTGCTTTGAGACTGAATGCACTTGAATTGCCTACAGATTTGTTGATGATCACGAACTATTTAGCTGAAAATGGGCTGTTAGAAATTATTGGTGGGCGAAACAAGTTAGCATCACTGGTTGACAGGACTGTATCAGCAGTTAACATTGATGCCCTTGCAGCTCTGGTGGTGGAAAAATGGCAGCGTCGGGAACTGGGTAGACTGGGAAGCCTTGCCATTGAGTTGCAGCACAAATCCCATGAAGAAATGCCTTTAGAACAGGCTTTGGAGCAATTACAAGACTTTATTTACAAATTGCAGCGCTCATCTGATACTGTGGGAGCTAGCCACATTTCCGATGTAGTGATTAATGTGTTTCAAGATATTGAAGACCGCAGCCAAGGTAAAGTGTTAACTGGGATTCCCACGGGTTTTTATGATTTAGATGCCATGACTTGCGGGTTGAACCGTAATGATTTAGTCATCGTTGCGGGTCGTCCGGCTATGGGTAAGTCTGCCTTCGCAGCTCAAATGGCTTTTCATGTGGCCGAGGCTCATCGTTTTCCGGTTGTTATGTTCAGCCTAGAAATGTCTAAGTTGCAAATCGCCATGCGATCGCTTTCGGGTGAATCTGGTATAGAAAGCAGCCGTTTGAAATCAGGACGGATCTCTGACACACAATGGGAATCACTATCAAAGGGCATTGGTGTACTAGCAGAGCTACCTATTTACCTCGATGACCGTCCAGACCCATCACTGTCCTATATTGAGAATGAGTGTCGTAAAATCATGGCACAAGAGCGCTGTGATTTGGGGTTAATCGTCATAGATTATCTGCAACTGATGGATGGCCAAGGCGGAGGCAACAGAAACAATGAGATAGAGAAGCTAACACGCGGACTAAAACGATTAGCAATGAAGTTGCAGACACCTGTGGTGTGTTTATCTCAACTATCAAGAGCAGTAGAAAGCCGTCATAACAAACGCCCTATGCTTTCAGATTTACGGGATAGTGGCGGAATTGAGCAAGACGCGGACAAAGTAATTATGTTGTATCGTGATGAATATTACGATGAATGTACGCAAGAGCAAGGAATTGCTGAGATTATCCTTGCTAAAAACCGCGATGGGGCTACAGGTACAACTAAGTTGCTGTTTGATGCACCAGTGACAAAATTTAAGAATTTAGCGCGATCAGCGGGCGGAACGCCATCATCTCAGCCAGCACAAAGCGACTGGGATTAA